Proteins encoded within one genomic window of Solibaculum mannosilyticum:
- a CDS encoding PfkB family carbohydrate kinase gives MAGKALCYGELLWDIIDGKPYIGGAPFNLAGHAAKMGCNTWMLSRVGKDDLGRDTLQKVGEIGVHADFLQIDEQRPTGTAIVSLDENKVPVYEFPDNVAYQYIDVDDSVIEKIRGQGIDLFYFGTLIQRNPVARRSVERILEECSFPHVFLDVNIRFNFCDAEVLKNSFAHATIVKLNDDEVKLVGDKLYGCPDEIPLIQSLFDDYGIQIILVTKGKDGCTVYTRDRHEDINECVSKAVDTVGAGDSFSAGFISAYLNGDEVFKAARKGNILSDFVASSHGAIPEYTERLYNRLEAIR, from the coding sequence TTGGCAGGAAAAGCGTTATGTTACGGTGAGCTTTTGTGGGACATCATCGATGGAAAACCCTATATCGGAGGAGCTCCCTTTAATCTAGCCGGTCATGCGGCCAAAATGGGCTGCAATACCTGGATGCTTTCCCGCGTAGGCAAAGATGACCTGGGTCGGGATACCCTCCAAAAGGTGGGGGAAATCGGTGTCCATGCCGATTTTTTGCAGATTGATGAACAGCGTCCGACGGGCACGGCCATCGTCTCCCTGGATGAGAACAAGGTGCCGGTATACGAGTTCCCGGATAATGTGGCGTATCAGTACATTGATGTGGATGACAGTGTGATTGAGAAAATCAGGGGTCAGGGCATTGATCTTTTTTATTTTGGCACTTTGATCCAACGCAATCCAGTGGCCCGCCGTTCGGTAGAGCGTATTCTGGAGGAATGTAGTTTCCCTCATGTGTTTTTGGATGTCAATATCCGTTTCAATTTTTGCGATGCTGAGGTACTAAAAAATTCCTTTGCACACGCAACCATTGTCAAGCTGAACGACGATGAGGTCAAGCTGGTAGGGGACAAGTTGTACGGATGCCCGGACGAAATCCCGCTGATCCAGTCATTGTTTGATGATTATGGCATTCAGATTATTCTGGTGACAAAGGGCAAGGATGGATGCACAGTTTACACCAGAGACCGTCATGAGGATATCAATGAATGCGTGTCCAAGGCAGTGGATACAGTGGGCGCAGGCGACTCCTTCAGCGCAGGTTTTATCAGCGCTTATTTGAATGGGGACGAAGTGTTCAAAGCGGCGCGCAAAGGAAATATTCTGAGCGATTTTGTGGCATCAAGCCATGGGGCGATTCCAGAATATACCGAGCGCCTGTACAATCGGCTGGAGGCCATCCGGTAG
- a CDS encoding sugar ABC transporter ATP-binding protein gives MGEVLAELRNVSKSFPGVKALDNVSFDIRAGEVHALLGENGAGKSTLMKILSGVYIKDEGQLFVGGKEVEFSKPKDAQLAGIGIVHQELNLCRHLTVAENISLGREPSHGGLLSTRVIKQTARDVLKRLDLDLDPDTVVGHLPVSKQQMVEIAKVLATDAKVIIMDEPTSALTDKEIEELFRIINLLKSQGHGIIYISHRLEELQYITDRITIMRDGQYITTMNFKDTNLEEIIGKMVGRSLEEKFPHVECKKGDEVLKVKHICSEQDVPVKDVSFTAYRGEIIGFAGLMGAGRTELMRAIFGAEKKTGQIFVNGKEVKVHSPRDAIEAGIVMAPEDRKKDGLCLKMTVKENMTLPNLPVVNKGVLLQDAKERKVTEDMVKSLRIKTPTIQQKVINLSGGNQQKIVVGKWLVRDAQVVIFDEPTRGIDVGAKVEIYNLMNELKKQGIGVIFVSSELPEVLGMADRVLVMSEGVLTADLRKEDTDQEEIMKYASSTKVSDTVKPVD, from the coding sequence ATGGGTGAAGTTCTGGCGGAGCTTAGAAATGTCTCCAAGTCTTTCCCTGGCGTAAAGGCGTTGGATAACGTCAGCTTCGACATCCGTGCCGGTGAAGTGCATGCCCTTCTTGGTGAAAATGGTGCTGGTAAGTCCACACTGATGAAGATTCTTTCTGGTGTTTACATCAAGGATGAGGGACAACTTTTCGTTGGCGGGAAAGAAGTTGAGTTTTCCAAACCGAAGGACGCTCAGCTAGCAGGTATTGGCATAGTCCATCAGGAACTCAACCTATGTAGGCATTTGACCGTTGCAGAGAATATCTCTTTGGGCCGTGAGCCCAGTCATGGAGGTTTGCTCTCGACAAGGGTCATCAAACAAACGGCGCGTGACGTATTAAAACGTCTGGATCTGGATTTGGATCCGGATACAGTGGTAGGTCATTTGCCGGTGTCCAAGCAGCAGATGGTCGAAATCGCAAAGGTTTTGGCTACTGATGCAAAAGTTATCATTATGGATGAGCCGACTTCGGCTTTGACAGACAAGGAAATTGAAGAATTATTCCGTATTATCAATCTGTTGAAGTCCCAGGGGCACGGTATCATCTACATATCCCATCGACTGGAAGAACTGCAGTATATCACTGACCGTATCACCATTATGCGTGATGGTCAGTATATCACAACCATGAACTTCAAGGATACTAACCTGGAAGAAATCATTGGTAAGATGGTAGGCCGTTCTCTGGAAGAGAAATTCCCGCATGTGGAATGTAAAAAGGGCGACGAAGTCTTGAAGGTTAAGCACATTTGCTCCGAACAAGACGTTCCTGTTAAAGATGTTTCCTTTACAGCTTATCGCGGAGAGATCATCGGCTTTGCAGGCCTGATGGGCGCCGGACGTACAGAGCTGATGAGAGCTATCTTTGGCGCGGAAAAGAAAACGGGTCAAATCTTTGTCAATGGCAAGGAAGTAAAGGTTCATTCTCCTCGAGATGCTATCGAGGCTGGTATCGTTATGGCGCCGGAAGACCGTAAAAAAGACGGCCTGTGCCTGAAAATGACGGTAAAAGAAAATATGACCCTGCCCAATTTGCCGGTTGTCAACAAAGGTGTCCTGTTGCAGGATGCTAAAGAACGCAAAGTTACTGAAGACATGGTTAAGAGCCTGAGAATTAAGACTCCGACCATCCAGCAGAAGGTTATTAACCTGAGCGGCGGTAACCAGCAGAAGATCGTTGTTGGTAAGTGGCTTGTGCGGGATGCCCAGGTCGTTATCTTCGATGAACCGACTCGTGGTATCGACGTCGGCGCTAAGGTTGAAATCTACAACCTGATGAATGAATTGAAGAAACAGGGAATTGGTGTTATCTTTGTATCTTCCGAATTGCCCGAAGTTTTGGGCATGGCAGACCGCGTCTTGGTCATGAGCGAAGG